The Corvus hawaiiensis isolate bCorHaw1 chromosome 2, bCorHaw1.pri.cur, whole genome shotgun sequence genome includes a window with the following:
- the WASF3 gene encoding wiskott-Aldrich syndrome protein family member 3 isoform X2, producing MPLVKRNIEPRHLCRGALPEGITSELECVTNSTLAAIIRQLSSLSKHAEDIFGELFNEANSFYIRANSLQDRIDRLAVKVTQLDSTVEEVSLQDINMKKAFKSSTVQDQQVVSKNSIPNPVADIYNQSDKPPPLNILSPYRDDKKDGLKFYTDPSYFFDLWKEKMLQDTEDKRKEKRRQKREKHKLNPNRNQQINVRKVRTRKEEWERRKMGIEFMSDAKKMEQAGSMKEDKMPKGSHASDVTDYSYPATPNHSHHQQIAMPSYGAGDGPQYMAASQSHEHEYRPPSTTVRHATLNRPQQPPPPPPQPSDGQHSSVPVVPAEYGMLPAQMVDYYNPTGPPPPPPPPMIPSAQTAFVSPLQLPVPPSHSGLVTGSTYAATHPPPSGGLVVTAPPPPGPPPPPPGPPAAGASLSSSPMHAPPASEAKQAPMSDARSDLLAAIRMGIQLKKVQEQREQEAKREPVGNDVATILSRRIAVEYSDSDDDSEFDENDWSD from the exons ATGCCTTTGGTGAAAAGGAACATTGAACCACGGCATCTCTGCCGAGGAGCTCTGCCAGAGGGAATTACAAGTGAACTGGAATGTGTAACAAATAGCACCCTTGCTGCTATCATACGCCAGCTAAGCAGCTTAA GCAAACATGCTGAAGACATATTTGGTGAATTGTTTAATGAGGCCAACAGCTTCTACATCAGAGCAAATTCCCTCCAAGACAGAATTGATCGCCTTGCTGTCAAAGTCACCCAGCTGGATTCAACAGTGGAAGAGG TATCCTTACAGGACATCAACATGAAAAAAGCATTCAAGAGCTCAACAGTTCAAGACCAGCAGGTAGTTTCAAAGAACAGCATTCCGAACCCGGTGGCTGATATTTATAATCAAAGTGACAAACCACCACCTCTGAATATTCTTTCACCTTATAG GGATGATAAGAAAGACGGATTGAAGTTTTATACCGATCCTTCCTATTTTTTTGatctttggaaagaaaaaatgttacaaGATACTGAAGATAAGcgaaaagaaaagaggagacaAAAG AGAGAGAAACACAAGCTGAATCCAAACAGAAACCAGCAAATTAATGTGAGAAAAGtaagaacaagaaaagaagagtgggagagaaggaaaatgggCATTGAGTTCATGAGTGACGCAAAGAAAATGGAACAGGCAGGAAGCATGAAAGAGGACAAAATGCCCAAAGg GTCCCATGCATCTGATGTTACAGATTATTCTTATCCTGCTACTCCGAATCATTCCCACCATCAGCAGATAGCAATGCCGTCATATGGAGCAGGAGATGGTCCCCAGTACATGGCAGCATCCCAAAGCCATGAGCACGAATACAGACCACCCTCCACCACTGTACGACACGCCACTTTGAACAGACCTCAGCAaccacctccacctccacccCAGCCTTCAGAtggccagcacagctcagtaCCTGTGGTACCAGCAGAATATGG GATGCTCCCTGCTCAGATGGTGGATTATTACAATCCTACAGGTCCTCCCCCTCCGCCTCCCCCCCCTATGATTCCTTCAGCACAAACTGCATTTGTCAGTCCCCTTCAGCTTCCTGTGCCACCTTCCCATTCCGGACTGGTGACTGGCTCTACATATGCAGCTactcatcctcctccttctgGTGGGCTTGTTGtcactgctcctcctcctcccggcccacctcctccccctccaggcccacctgctgcaggtgcatccctctcttcctcccccatGCACGCTCCTCCGGCGTCGGAGGCGAAGCAGGCACCGATGAGCGATGCACGGAGCGATCTTCTGGCTGCCATCAGGATGG GAATCCAGCTGAAAAAGGTGCAGGAGCAGCGTGAGCAGGAGGCGAAGCGTGAGCCCGTTGGCAATGATGTGGCCACCATCCTGTCAAGGCGCATTGCTGTGGAGTACAGCGATTCCGACGACGACTCCGAGTTTGATGAGAACGACTGGTCAGATTGA
- the WASF3 gene encoding wiskott-Aldrich syndrome protein family member 3 isoform X1, which yields MPLVKRNIEPRHLCRGALPEGITSELECVTNSTLAAIIRQLSSLSKHAEDIFGELFNEANSFYIRANSLQDRIDRLAVKVTQLDSTVEEVSLQDINMKKAFKSSTVQDQQVVSKNSIPNPVADIYNQSDKPPPLNILSPYRDDKKDGLKFYTDPSYFFDLWKEKMLQDTEDKRKEKRRQKEQKRIDGTTREVKKVRKARNRRQEWNMMAYDKELRPDNRLSQSVYHGASSEGSLSPDTRSHASDVTDYSYPATPNHSHHQQIAMPSYGAGDGPQYMAASQSHEHEYRPPSTTVRHATLNRPQQPPPPPPQPSDGQHSSVPVVPAEYGMLPAQMVDYYNPTGPPPPPPPPMIPSAQTAFVSPLQLPVPPSHSGLVTGSTYAATHPPPSGGLVVTAPPPPGPPPPPPGPPAAGASLSSSPMHAPPASEAKQAPMSDARSDLLAAIRMGIQLKKVQEQREQEAKREPVGNDVATILSRRIAVEYSDSDDDSEFDENDWSD from the exons ATGCCTTTGGTGAAAAGGAACATTGAACCACGGCATCTCTGCCGAGGAGCTCTGCCAGAGGGAATTACAAGTGAACTGGAATGTGTAACAAATAGCACCCTTGCTGCTATCATACGCCAGCTAAGCAGCTTAA GCAAACATGCTGAAGACATATTTGGTGAATTGTTTAATGAGGCCAACAGCTTCTACATCAGAGCAAATTCCCTCCAAGACAGAATTGATCGCCTTGCTGTCAAAGTCACCCAGCTGGATTCAACAGTGGAAGAGG TATCCTTACAGGACATCAACATGAAAAAAGCATTCAAGAGCTCAACAGTTCAAGACCAGCAGGTAGTTTCAAAGAACAGCATTCCGAACCCGGTGGCTGATATTTATAATCAAAGTGACAAACCACCACCTCTGAATATTCTTTCACCTTATAG GGATGATAAGAAAGACGGATTGAAGTTTTATACCGATCCTTCCTATTTTTTTGatctttggaaagaaaaaatgttacaaGATACTGAAGATAAGcgaaaagaaaagaggagacaAAAG GAGCAAAAGCGTATAGATGGCACCACCCGTGAGGTGAAAAAGGTTAGAAAAGCCAGGAACAGACGCCAGGAGTGGAATATGATGGCATATGACAAAGAGCTTAGACCTGACAACAGGTTGTCTCAAAGTGTGTACCATGGAGCATCTTCCGAGGGATCACTGTCCCCAGATACTAG GTCCCATGCATCTGATGTTACAGATTATTCTTATCCTGCTACTCCGAATCATTCCCACCATCAGCAGATAGCAATGCCGTCATATGGAGCAGGAGATGGTCCCCAGTACATGGCAGCATCCCAAAGCCATGAGCACGAATACAGACCACCCTCCACCACTGTACGACACGCCACTTTGAACAGACCTCAGCAaccacctccacctccacccCAGCCTTCAGAtggccagcacagctcagtaCCTGTGGTACCAGCAGAATATGG GATGCTCCCTGCTCAGATGGTGGATTATTACAATCCTACAGGTCCTCCCCCTCCGCCTCCCCCCCCTATGATTCCTTCAGCACAAACTGCATTTGTCAGTCCCCTTCAGCTTCCTGTGCCACCTTCCCATTCCGGACTGGTGACTGGCTCTACATATGCAGCTactcatcctcctccttctgGTGGGCTTGTTGtcactgctcctcctcctcccggcccacctcctccccctccaggcccacctgctgcaggtgcatccctctcttcctcccccatGCACGCTCCTCCGGCGTCGGAGGCGAAGCAGGCACCGATGAGCGATGCACGGAGCGATCTTCTGGCTGCCATCAGGATGG GAATCCAGCTGAAAAAGGTGCAGGAGCAGCGTGAGCAGGAGGCGAAGCGTGAGCCCGTTGGCAATGATGTGGCCACCATCCTGTCAAGGCGCATTGCTGTGGAGTACAGCGATTCCGACGACGACTCCGAGTTTGATGAGAACGACTGGTCAGATTGA